The Acropora muricata isolate sample 2 chromosome 5, ASM3666990v1, whole genome shotgun sequence genome includes a window with the following:
- the LOC136917372 gene encoding uncharacterized protein, with product MLSLRASKDTNAEPPAKQKSTGRDEKPTDSQSHITRSKANCQKNKTNLHEPTSTVPLAGYRICDFGKLQKDLDKCQFCDQGPLSLFNVMAEKKFGISSTFAIQCSICSQTNHISTSKQHRAGSRGPKAFDANTRVALAALDNGIGFSHVNSILTALDIPNMTRKTYKVREREVGKIAEGVAKATCKVMFDKECELVKENGGTVDTDGLLPLSVSYDMGWSKRGRAHNSLTGHGAVMGSLTGKALDFTTRNKFCRTCQSASQTGGNPKPHDCRVNHQTSSKSMEPLGAVELFKRAPVQSNNPAKYAVFIGDDDCSTLSKIREEVVYHVEKWSDTVHAKRTLINHLHKLKCETSFPRGESALSNKVIDYLGKCFSYSVAQNAGNTDGMQKAIRLIVPHAFGNHEHCLESWCGYKQDPTSYKHRDLPFGKDLVGESLKRSLEEVFEIYSSENVIKKLAHNASSQRNESLNSTIGSKNPKIRFYGGSESADQRVACSVAQKNMGKQYLLNVLQSANINPGCTMTSQVSKMDYERKQDQLRKQSKDFKKKRKQLRNVRSSKDSRLESRDGTVYESGSTLSLDPEVIIAASIQKAEIYQFEQQVPQFCFRKPRRYQTFNPGFEYNFVIYDTETNCGGKKAELVELSAFCHSTGDSFTKFVLPQHDINIYVSNINKFRIASFGNERVLHRNGFALQSVSLPECLLSFANFLKSTSATIKNATSKPVKILLIGHNANAFDTPLLIRSIAKYTETEPKFKELDLLFADSLVLIRHLLKENNQLLRKTDGSIPKVNLRDIYKCLFQSEFDNSHQGLADVMALDKVLFQSKLELTTEQIVNNSNTMILSTVQEDVQYLDKAHERLLTFNNRLYDDSDNSVIKKSLAKKLADSGLSFSDLRKLYSSTGPRGVAALLANPPSTSKGKSPRGTKCCITLQKIINFLKTLT from the exons ATGCTTTCCTTACGTGCGAGTAAGGATACAAATGCCGAACCTCCAGCGAAACAAAAAAGCACTGGAAGAGACGAGAAACCAACAGATAGCCAG AGCCACATCACCAGGAGCAAGGCCAATTGCCAAAAGAACAAGACTAATCTTCATGAACCTACTTCAACAGTGCCCTTGGCAGGATACAGAATTTGTGACTTTGGAAAACTTCAAAAAGATCTTGACAAATGCCAATTCTGTGACCAAG GACCACTTTCTTTGTTCAATGTTATGGCTGAAAAGAAGTTTGGTATTTCAAGCACTTTTGCTATTCAGTGCAGTATCTGTTCCCAGACAAATCACATTTCAACCAGCAAACAACACCGTGCAGGTTCCAGGGGACCCAAAGCATTTGATGCCAACACAAGAGTAGCTTTAGCTGCACTTGACAACGGTATTGGTTTTTCCCATGTCAACTCAATCTTAACAGCCCTTGACATACCAAATATGACTAGGAAAACATACAAGGTAAGAGAGCGCGAGGTTGGGAAGATAGCGGAAGGGGTGGCAAAGGCAACATGCAAAGTGATGTTTGATAAGGAATGTGAACTGGTGAAGGAAAACGGCGGCACTGTGGATACTGATGGTCTCTTACCCTTGTCTGTATCATATGACATGGGATGGTCCAAACGAGGTCGTGCACACAATTCCCTGACAGGTCATGGTGCGGTAATGGGCTCATTAACTGGGAAAGCACTGGACTTTACAACTAGAAACAAATTCTGTCGAACATGCCAGTCTGCCAGTCAAACTGGAGGCAATCCTAAACCTCATGATTGCAGAGTTAACCATCAAACATCATCAAAATCAATGGAACCCCTAGGTGCAGTTGAATTATTTAAGAGAGCACCAGTACAGAGCAACAACCCTGCAAAGTATGCAGTGTTTATTGGTGATGATGATTGCTCAACACTGTCAAAAATAAGAGAAGAAGTTGTTTATCATGTGGAAAAATGGTCTGATACTGTGCATGCTAAGCGAACATTAATTAACCATTTGCACAAATTGAAATGTGAAACATCGTTCCCCCGGGGTGAATCAGCATTATCAAACAAAGTCATAGATTACTTAGGAAAATGTTTCAGCTATAGTGTAGCACAGAATGCAGGGAACACCGATGGTATGCAAAAGGCAATAAGGTTAATTGTTCCTCATGCCTTTGGGAATCACGAACACTGCTTAGAATCCTGGTGTGGGTACAAACAAGACCCAACAAGCTACAAACACAGGGACTTACCCTTTGGTAAAGATCTTGTAGGAGAAAGCCTGAAAAGATCACTGGAAGAAGTTTTTGAAATTTATAGTagtgaaaatgtcatcaagaAGCTAGCACACAATGCATCTTCACAAAGAAATGAAAGCCTGAACAGTACTATAGGTTCCAAAAACCCCAAAATACGTTTTTATGGAGGTAGCGAGAGTGCCGACCAGAGAGTGGCATGTTCTGTTGCACAGAAAAATATGGGTAAACAATATCTCTTGAATGTTTTGCAATCAGCAAATATTAACCCGGGGTGCACCATGACAAGTCAGGTTTCGAAAATGGATTATGAAAGGAAGCAAGACCAACTTCGGAAACAAAGCAAGGATTTCAAGAAAAAGCGAAAGCAGCTTAGAAATGTGCGTTCTAGCAAGGACAGTAGACTTGAATCACGAGATGGAACTGTGTACGAGTCAGGCAGTACTTTATCCCTGGATCCTGAAGTAATAATTGCTGCTAGcattcaaaaagctgaaatctATCAGTTTGAACAACAAGTACCCCAGTTCTGCTTTAGGAAACCTAGAAGATACCAGACATTTAACCCTGGTTTTGAATACAACTTTGTCATTTACGACACAGAAACAAATTGTGGTGGCAAAAAAGCCGAGCTCGTCGAATTATCTGCTTTTTGTCACAGCACTGGCGATTCGTTTACGAAATTTGTCTTGCCTCAACATGATATTAATATATATGTAAGTAATATCAACAAGTTTCGCATTGCATCGTTCGGCAATGAACGCGTACTCCACAGAAATGGTTTCGCTTTACAATCCGTTTCTCTTCCAGAATGTTTACTGTCTTTCGCTAACTTCCTGAAATCCACAAGTGCCACAATCAAAAACGCAACATCAAAACCTGTAAAAATATTGCTCATAGGACACAACGCAAACGCATTTGACACACCATTGCTCATACGAAGCATCGCCAAGTATACAGAAACGGAACCCAAATTCAAAGAACTGGACTTGCTATTCGCAGACAGTTTAGTCTTGATCAGGCATCTTCTAAAGGAAAACAACCAGTTGCTCCGTAAAACAGATGGATCGATTCCAAAAGTAAACCTGCGAGATATCTACAAGTGTCTATTTCAGAGCGAATTTGATAATTCCCATCAAGGCTTAGCCGATGTCATGGCTTTAGACAAAGTGTTGTTTCAGTCAAAACTCGAATTGACAACAGAACAAATCGTGAACAACAGTAACACGATGATTCTGTCAACAGTCCAGGAAGATGTCCAGTATCTTGACAAAGCCCACGAAAGACTTCTCACGTTCAACAACAGGCTCTACGACGACTCTGATAATTCAGTCATCAAGAAAAGTCTTGCTAAAAAACTTGCAGACTCTGGTTTGTCATTTTCTGACTTGAGGAAACTGTATTCGTCGACTGGACCACGAGGTGTCGCTGCTCTGCTGGCAAATCCGCCTTCGACATCCAAAGGAAAATCGCCACGAGGTACCAAGTGCTGCATAACATTGCAGAAGATAATCAACTTCCTCAAGACATTAACTTGA